In the genome of Entelurus aequoreus isolate RoL-2023_Sb linkage group LG15, RoL_Eaeq_v1.1, whole genome shotgun sequence, one region contains:
- the ralaa gene encoding ras-related protein Ral-A, which produces MAAAKPKGQNSLALHKVIMVGSGGVGKSALTLQFMYDEFVEDYEPTKADSYRKKVVLDGEEVQIDILDTAGQEDYAAIRDNYFRSGEGFLCVFSITELESFAATVDFREQILRVKEDENVPFLLVGNKSDLDDRRQVSADEAKARAEQWGVCYVETSAKTRANVDKVFFDLMREIRARKMEDSKEKNGKKKSKSLAKRIRERCCIL; this is translated from the exons ATGGCAGCTGCTAAACCCAAAGGGCAGAACTCCTTAGCCCTTCACAAAGTGATCATGGTGGGCAGCGGAGGTGTGGGCAAGTCAGCCCTCACGCTGCAGTTCATGTACGACGAG TTTGTGGAAGACTACGAGCCCACCAAGGCTGACAGCTACAGGAAGAAGGTGGTGCTGGACGGCGAGGAGGTACAGATCGACATCCTCGACACGGCCGGACAGGAGGACTACGCCGCAATCAGGGACAACTACTTCCGCAGCGGCGAGGGTTTCCTCTGCGTCTTTTCCATCACGGAGTTGGAATCTTTTGCGGCGACAGTAGACTTCAG AGAGCAGATCCTACGTGTGAAGGAGGACGAGAACGTCCCTTTCCTCCTGGTCGGCAACAAGTCTGACTTGGACGACCGGCGGCAGGTGAGCGCCGACGAGGCCAAGGCCCGTGCCGAGCAGTGGGGGGTGTGCTACGTGGAGACTTCAGCCAAAACCCGAGCCAACGTGGACAAG gtGTTCTTTGACCTGATGAGGGAGATCCGGGCGAGGAAAATGGAGGACAGCAAAGAGAAGAACGGGAAGAAGAAAAGCAAAAGTTTGGCCAAGAGAATCCGGGAGAGATGTTGTATTTTATAG